The following is a genomic window from Gemmatimonadota bacterium.
ACCTGCGGATGGGCAGTGGGGTCGCGCGGTCCCGACCGGCGGCGCGATCCGGGAGGCCGCTCACGCGAACTCCGTGCCAGTGCGTGTCCCCGGTCACATCCTTCGTCAGGCAGTGCCCCTCGCCCGACGCAGGATCATCGCGGTGATCCGGACCTTGCACGCGGCCACGGCCGGCATGCCCAGCGCATGATCCGGGTGCCCCCTGGGCGCGCCCCGCTGCGCCCTCGCCCAGGGGAGTTCTCCCCCGCCTCATGTCCCGCGCCCCCGCGTCATCTCTTCCATTCCCAACGCTTTCCGCGCCTGCCCCCGGCGATGATCCGCCCGCCACCATCCATGATCCCGTGGCACCGCCACCCACGGCCCCCCGCGCGATCCATGATCCGATACGGCCTCCCCCGCTGCCTCCCCGCCCACGCCACGCGCCGGCCCCTCCGCCGCCCATGATCCGGTGCTCACCGCCCGCCGGTACTGCCCCCTGTCCACGCGTGCCCGCACCCCTCGGAGTGTCCACGGCTGCGGACACCACCGTCCGCGAATGAGGACGCCGGGGTGGCCCCGACTCCCCCCGATGCCGGCTTAAGGTGATCTGGGCCGGCCTGCTCCGGGACAGCGTCCAGGTGGCCTACGACAGCGCCTTCCGGGTCAAGACCCAGACGGTCCACGGCAGCAGCACCGTGAGCTTCAGCTACGATCGCGACGGGCTGCTGGTGGGGGCGGGGGCCCTGCGGCTGGGGCGGAGCGCCACCCACGGCCTGCTCCTGGCCGATACCCTGGGCCCCGTCCGGGGAAGCGACAGCTACACCACCCGCGACTCGCTCGACGGAACGCTGCACCAGGCCTTCGCCTACGACTCCAACGGCAACCGCACCAGCCTCACCACCGCCCTGGGGACGGTCAGCTCCAGCTACGACGCCCAGGACCGGCTCACCCGGAGCGCCACCAGCGGCGGGGTGGTGACGCTCTACGCCTACGGCTCGAACGGGGAACTCCAGACCAAGACCGACTCCGCCACCGGCGCCCAGACCCGCTACCAGTACGACGCCCTGGGCAACCTCCTCACGGTGGTACTGCCGACCGGCGACAGCGTCGAGTACCTGATCGACGGCCAGAACCGCCGCGTCGGGCGGAAGCTCAACGGGGCGGTGACCCACCGCTGGCTGTACCAGAACCAGCTCAACCCCATCGCGGAGCTCGACAGCACCGGCGCCATGGTGAGCCGCTTCGTCTACGGCAGCCGGGGCAACGTGCCGGACTACCTGGTCCGGGGCGGGGCGGTGTATCGTCTGGTGACCGACCATTTGGGGAGCGTCCGGGCGGTGGTGGACACCGCCACCGGCGCGGTGGCGCAGTGGACCGCCTACGACGCCTGGGGCAACGTCCTCGCGGACAGTGGGGCGGGCTTCCAGCCGTTCGGGTTCGCGGGCGGGCTCACGGACAGTGCGACGGGGTTGGTGCGGTTCGGGGCGCGGGACTATGATCCCGCGGTGGGGCGGTGGACGGCCAAGGATCCCATTGGTCTGCTTCCCCCGGACCTCGCCCTGTACGCGCATGTTGGCAGTGACCCGGTGAACCGGATTGACCCGACCGGTTTGTCGTGGTTCCTCCCGCGAGATGGTGAAGCCGCTCTCAACTACTACCGCTCGGTCTTTTGTGATCCATCGGCCTCGGGTCTGCAGCGCGCGGCGGCGTTGGGCGGAGGGCTATTCGCGGCGCTGTGGACGCCGGATACGTGGTGGAAGACCAGCCTTGCCCTTGGTGGTGGGTGGGTTGCCGGTGAGCTTAGCGCGGCCAGATCGGCCACGTCATTCTTCGAGGGCACCAGCTACTCACCCGAGGTCCTGGCAAAGAACCTCAGGGACCCCATCCAACATGGCTTCAGCGAGAGCGTGCATGCGTTTGAGTCAGCCGGTCGGGTATCAACGTTCATTGGAGGTGATGGCGCCGCCTACACGAGCCTGGAAATCCCCGGTGGACTCCGTGTGGGTGGACGGGCGATAGAGGGAGTGTTCCAGTTCTACAAGGATTTCAATGGGGTCATCACCCACCGCTATTTCAACCCCTTCTGAGAGGGTCGGCACCGTGGTCCGGCAACTGTGGGCGTTTCCCAAGAGCTTCGACGCCGCACCAGCCTCACTTCCCAGCGGTGCGGTCGACGAGCCAAGGTACTACTTCCTGGCGGGTCCAGTGCGACCGGGCACGATGGGATGATCGTGCGCGTCTCGCCGGTCGGGGGTAGGTCCTGGCTTGGCGTGTTCGCGTTCGGATCACCAACCGGAGATGCCTTGGACTTGGTGGCCAGTACCCTCATCTGCACAGGCTATTGGTTGTGTCCAAGGGATTGGCGGTCGCTGTTCGCACTGACATGCCCCGCGACTGGTTCGAGGTTCCCATCTCCCCGGTTTGTGAGGTCCTCCCTGCTCCGGAGCAGAAAGTCCTTGTGTTGACAGGGTACACCCAACTGGCTGGATTGGGCGAGCAGGGGATACGTTGGGTCAGCGAACGAGTCTCAATCGACGGAATCGCATCTTGGGCATCCGAGGGAACCACCTCGCCGGTGAGGCTTCCGATCCTACTGGTGGGACCGTCGTACCGTTCTCCGTCGACCTGGCTACTGGCAGGCACCAGGGTGGCTCGGGTGGGCGGTATCAGTAGGGCATGGATTGGGGTACCTGACATCACGTAGGCATCGCCCCATCCGCAGCATCCGATTAGGACGAGCAAATGGCCGGGACTACCGAGTTGGACAGGATACTGGAGACGCTCACGACGCTCGGCGCAAGGGACCTCCGCGGCGCCACGGGGAGGCGGGCCGCGGAAGGGGCGATCCATTCTCTTTTGGAAGTGGTGAATGGGCGCGATGACATCCTTCGCGAGAAAGTCAGGAGTCGCATGAACGCTAACATGTCGGCGTTGTTGCTCTGGTTCGCCAAAGAGCGGGCTGCCAGAGCCATAGGATTGCGGTCGTCGGAGGAATTGCAGCAAGGTTTCGCTGCCCTTGCCCTGGAGGACTTCAGTCAAGATCTGCGGGATAGTCTCACGCCACTCGCGCTGTTGTGTCACGCTGGCTGCGCGGCTCGACGTGGATCCAGTCTCGGCATTGCGCTCCATAGAGCATTTGGCCTCCCCGGCGGCGGCCCCGCCAGATAGTGGCATTCATCAATCGGCCAGCTGAGTTAAGGAGGATCGAGGCATTTGACTACAAAGAAGGTGATGGTTCTCAGCCCTTCGAGTTCGTCCCGTCACGATCGGACTAGCGACGTCTCGCAGGGGAGACAGGGACAGCATCGTCCGGCCCGACTCCATCGCCGTGCGCTTCGGCTACGACACCGCCGGGCGGCCGAGCACCGTGCAGTTCGACCGCGGGACGCTCGGGTTCAGCTACAGCGCCGCCAGCGGCAACCTCACCCGGATCACCGCGCCGGGGAACGACACCCTCCGGTTTGCCTATGACGGGAGCCTCCCCACCAAGGTGATCTGGGCCGGCCTGCTCCGGGACAGCGTCCAGGTGGCCTACGACAGCGCCTTCCGGGTCAAGACCCAGACGGTCCACGGCACGAGCACCGTGAGCTTCAGCTACGATCGCGACGGGCTGCTGGTGGCGGCGGGGGCGCTCCGCCTGGGCCGCAGTGGCACCCATGGCCTGTTGCTGGCCGATACCCTGGGCCCCGTCCGGGGGAGCTACAGCTACACCAGCCGCGGGGAGCTGGCCGGCCTCCACCAGGCCCGGAGTGGCACCACCCTCCTCGGCACCGGCTACCTGCGGGACAGCCTGGGCCGGATCACCCAGCTCACTGATTCGGTGCGCGAGGCCGGGGGCACGCTCCAGGTGCGGCGCTGGAGCTATGTCTATGACGGGGTGAGCCGCCTGCTCCGCGACTCGCTCGACGGGGCGCTGCACCAGGCCTTTGCCTACGACTCCAACGGCAACCGCACCAGCCTCACCACCGCCCTGGGCACGGTCAGCTCCAGCTACGATGCCCAGGACCGGCTCACCCGGAGCGCCACCAGCGGCGGCGCGGTCACCCTCTACACCTACGGCTCGAACGGCGAGCTCCAGACCAAGACCGACTCGGCCACCGGCGCCCAGACCCGCTACCAGTACGACGCCCTGGGCAACCTCCTCACGGTGGTGCTGCCGCCCGGCGACAGCGTCGAGTACCTGATCGACGGCCAGAACCGCCGGGTCGGGCGGAAGTGGAACGGCGCGGTCACCCACCGCTGGCTGTACCAGAACCAGCTCAACCCCATCGCGGAGCTCGACAGCGCCGGCGCGCTGGTGAGCCGCTTCGTCTACGGCAACCGGGCCAACGTGCCGGACTACCTGGTCCGGGGCGGAGCGGTGTATCGTCTGGTGACCGACCACCTGGGGAGCGTCCGGGCGGTGGTGGACACCGCCACCGGCGCGGTGGCGCAGTGGACCGCCTACGACGCCTGGGGCAACGTCCTCGCGGACAGTGGGGCGGGCTTCCAGCCGTTCGGGTTCGCGGGGGGGATGGCGGACAGTGCGACGGGGTTGGTGCGGTTTGGGGTGCGGGATTACGATCCGACCATAGGGCGGTGGACGGCGAAGGATCCGGTTGGGTTCCTTACCGGCAGAACAAACCTTGTCGCGTATACCGCACAGAAAATCCCATCGATCTCCTCGATCCCTCAGGCACCGTGGCCGGTCCCCTGCAGCAGCTCCCGGCTTCTCGGCGGCTTACCGGCGGGCTTCCCGGGCACTGGCCTTGGGGGAGGCGTCACCGGCGGGTTTACCTCGTCCCGGGCCGGTTGTTCGTCACCTTCACAGCGTCAGCTTCATATGGTGGTGGAGCGTTGCGCTGGTGTAAGTGCAACAGGGGGCCTCTCCAGCTCAAGCAGTGACCTGCCCGTTGGAATCAGTGAGGCAAGAGCGCGGTCGTTGCTCAAGCAAACGCTGGGCTTAGGTGGAGCAAGGGGCATTGCCGCCACTCGTGGTGAGAATGGTGACTTGGGCTGGGCTCCGGGGGTATTTCCGAGGTTTGGGGCGGGAATCGGGGTGCGGGCATCGATTGGAGTACAGAAGGCCACCACGATTGCCTCACCGCCAATTTTCAAGGTCCTGCGCGATCTGTGGAGGCGGTTCTTCGGACGCCGCCCGCGATTATTGGTGGGCTCTGTCTCACCTAACTCTCGGTCAGTCGCGTTGTCGAGTTGTTTGCCAACGCTGGGAGGGACAGGTGTGCCGTGTGCTAGGCCGTCCGCTTCCCGACCCCGTTCCGCAGGCATGATGAGTGGGGCCTTCTATGCTCTCCAGGCGAGGTACATTTCAGCGCTGGTCGGAGTCGGTGGCTATTTCCTCGGCTGTTGAGTTGCTACTACTGGCCTCCGCCCCGTTTGTGTTGTGCGGTGTCTTGGGAACCTGGATCTGGATTGGCGCCTCGTTGTACGGGTGGCTTATGAAGACAGCACAGGCCGTTCCCGGGATCGAGACGTCCAAAGGGTGACCCGTTGCTCGATGGAGGGCGTCGCCCACATGGGGCTGTTGACCTTTCCCCGTTTCAGGGCCGCTCAGGATCGGAGCCTCAGGCTGGGGCGGACCTCCCCGGACTAGGGACCACTAAAGGAAGGGCGCAGACCGGCAAGCGGTTCCGGGCCTGGGATATCGTGCCCCCATGCGGCGCGGCGGCCGGCGCTGGTCCGGCACCCGCTAGTCCTCCCGCCCCCCGCGCCCGCCGGCGCCACCGCCACTAGGCGCGCGGGTGGGGTCGGCACCGCCACCGCCGGCTGCCCCCACGGTGACCCGCCCGGCACGGGTGGCCCGGGAGCGCGACCGCCGCCGCTACGGAGCGCCTGCCAGTCCTTCCCATGGGCATCCGGCGCCACCAGGCGGGGCGCGGCGCGATCCCCTGCGGCGTCGCGCTCGCCGGGCCCCGCGCCGGGTGGACCGCCACCACCAGGGCAAACGCGCGCCGCCCCACCGGGCGACCAAGCCCCGCGGCGTGCCGGGCCGGGAACTCCGCCGCCGGCGATGGTGCCGGCGTCCACAGGCCGGTGACCAGCAAGTGCTCCGCCGCACCCCGGTCCGCTCTCCCTTGTAGATCAGCCCGGGGTCGAGGTCCCTCCGCGCCTCGGACACCGTGCCCGACCCCAGCAGCCGCACACGTGCCGATGGACGCACGCTGGCCAGCCGCGGGGCGCAGCCATCAAGGACCTGGTAGGCGAGGTGGTGCGGTCCCACGATGATCCAGTGCTCACCCCACGCCGGACGGCCCGGCTCACCAGCCTCGAGGGTGGGCACCACGCGAGACAGGCCCGCGGCCAGGAGGCGCAACAGCGTCGCCGCCGCCTGCACGTCCGCCGCCGCTGCACCCCATCCACCCGCGCCCGCTGGCGGACGGTCAGCCCCCGCGGGATGGCGCGGGTCCTCCGGAGCACGGCTGCTCAATACTCGTGGCCCGGCACGAGCAGACCCCGCAGGCAGGTCGCGAGCCGCCCGTCGGCGCCCGCCAGCGGATGCAGCAGCGCCCGCACCGATCGGGTGCGGCAACCGCGCCGGGGCACCCCCGCCAACAAGGCCGGGGCCGGGCCGGCGACGATGCCCGGCCACGAGCATCCAGGGGATGGAACCTTCCGCCGGGAGCACTTGCATGACCACCATGGATGGGGACAGGCGCAGGGATCTCCGCAATACGAGCGCCCGGGACCGCCCGCCGCGCGGTCACCCGTCACAACGCGCCTCCGCGACTGCCGCGGCGGCCGTGCCACACTCGCCCGCGCCGGCCCGGTGCGCCAGGTGCAATCGCTTGTGCCGCCCGGCGTTCCCGTCGGCCGGATTCCGGGCCGCAGCGTCGTCACGCTCGCAGAATGCAAGCGCCCCTATGATCCAGCCCACCGGTGTCCACGTCCTTCGCCGTACTCTGTGGGTCCGCGTCGGCAGCCGCCGGCGGCCTCCCGTG
Proteins encoded in this region:
- a CDS encoding RHS repeat-associated core domain-containing protein, which encodes MRFGYDTAGRPSTVQFDRGTLGFSYSAASGNLTRITAPGNDTLRFAYDGSLPTKVIWAGLLRDSVQVAYDSAFRVKTQTVHGTSTVSFSYDRDGLLVAAGALRLGRSGTHGLLLADTLGPVRGSYSYTSRGELAGLHQARSGTTLLGTGYLRDSLGRITQLTDSVREAGGTLQVRRWSYVYDGVSRLLRDSLDGALHQAFAYDSNGNRTSLTTALGTVSSSYDAQDRLTRSATSGGAVTLYTYGSNGELQTKTDSATGAQTRYQYDALGNLLTVVLPPGDSVEYLIDGQNRRVGRKWNGAVTHRWLYQNQLNPIAELDSAGALVSRFVYGNRANVPDYLVRGGAVYRLVTDHLGSVRAVVDTATGAVAQWTAYDAWGNVLADSGAGFQPFGFAGGMADSATGLVRFGVRDYDPTIGRWTAKDPVGFLTGRTNLVAYTAQKIPSISSIPQAPWPVPCSSSRLLGGLPAGFPGTGLGGGVTGGFTSSRAGCSSPSQRQLHMVVERCAGVSATGGLSSSSSDLPVGISEARARSLLKQTLGLGGARGIAATRGENGDLGWAPGVFPRFGAGIGVRASIGVQKATTIASPPIFKVLRDLWRRFFGRRPRLLVGSVSPNSRSVALSSCLPTLGGTGVPCARPSASRPRSAGMMSGAFYALQARYISALVGVGGYFLGC